One stretch of Vulpes lagopus strain Blue_001 chromosome X, ASM1834538v1, whole genome shotgun sequence DNA includes these proteins:
- the USP11 gene encoding ubiquitin carboxyl-terminal hydrolase 11 isoform X3 → MAAVAANVAAAAEDREPQREAVPGLESQWRQIENSESGRERPLRAGESWFLVEQHWYKQWEVYVQGGDQDSGTFPGCINNADLFEDQVNWHLRKGLVEGEDYVLLPAAAWHYLVNWYGLEHGQPPIERKVVELPSVQKVEVYPVELLLVRHSDMDTPHTAQFSHTDSVDLVLRTAREHFLVSPQEETRLWIKNAEGSFERLCNTRVTVLDAALKTGQVVIMETRNKDGTWPSAQPQAVNTALEEEEEFQGQPGICGLTNLGNTCFMNSALQCLSNVPQLTEYFLKNRYLEELNFCNPLGMKGEIAEAYADLVKQAWSGHHRSIVPHVFKTKVGHFASQFLGYQQHDSQELLSFLLDGLHEDLNRVKKKEYVELCDAAGRPDQEVAQEAWQNHKRRNDSVIVDTFHGLFKSTLVCPDCGNVSVTFDPFCYLSVPLPVSHKRVMEVFFVSMDPRRKPEQHRLVVPKKGKISDLCVALAKHTGMSPERMMVADVFSHRFYKIYQLEESLSSILDRDDIFIYEVSGRSAIGENSREDVVLPIYLRERTPARDYNNSYYGLMLFGHPLLVSVPRDRLSWDALYHILLYRLSRYVTRPSSDDEDDGDEKADIEDKDNIPKPGHVAGASSQDSGPEQAGPSSGVAGGSRAPVDNSPGPSHWPQRARRKHLFTLQTVNSNGTSDRSTFNEDTHAQPYIAIDWEPEMKKRYYDEVEAEGYVKHDCVGYVLKKAPVRLQECIELFTTVETLEKENPWYCPTCKQHQLATKKLDLWMLPETLIIHLKRFSYTKFSREKLDTLVEFPIRDLDFSEFVIKPQNESAPELYKYDLIAVSNHYGGLRDGHYTTFACNKDSGQWHYFDDNSVSPVTENQIESKAAYVLFYQRQDVARRLQPQPSSSDPPASPACGSPPNSEFMDVN, encoded by the exons ATGGCGGCGGTCGCAGCGAATGTGGCGGCTGCGGCTGAAGACCGAGAGCCGCAGCGCGAAGCGGTGCCGGGCCTGGAGAGCCAGTGGCGCCAAATCGAGAACAGCGAGAGTGGGCGAGAGCGTCCACTGCGTGCGGGCGAAAGCTG GTTCCTCGTGGAACAGCACTGGTACAAACAGTGGGAAGTGTACGTGCAGGGAGGAGACCAGGACTCCGGCACATTCCCTGGCTGCATCAATAATGCTGACCTCTTTGAAG ACCAGGTAAACTGGCACCTCAGGAAGGGTCTAGTGGAAGGTGAGGACTATGTGCTGCTCCCAGCGGCTGCTTGGCATTACCTGGTCAACTGGTATGGTCTAGAGCATGGCCAGCCACCCATTGAACGCAAG GTTGTGGAGCTGCCCAGCGTCCAGAAGGTGGAAGTGTACCCAGTAGAACTGCTGCTTGTCCGGCACAGTGATATGGACACACCTCACACTGCTCAATTCAGCCATACAGATTCTGTTG ACCTCGTTTTGCGCACCGCCCGAGAGCACTTCCTGGTGAGCCCTCAGGAAGAGACACGGCTGTGGATCAAGAACGCAGAGGGCTCTTTCGAGAGGTTGTGCAACACACGTGTCACAGTGCTTGACGCTGCCCTCAAGACAGGgcag GTGGTCATTATGGAGACCCGAAACAAGGATGGCACTTGGCCCAGTGCCCAGCCACAGGCTGT GAACACTGcattggaggaggaggaggaattcCAGGGCCAGCCAGGCATCTGCGGTCTCACCAACCTGGGCAACACGTGCTTCATGAACTCAGCCCTGCAG TGCCTCAGCAATGTGCCACAGCTCACCGAGTACTTCCTCAAAAACCGCTACCTAGAAGAGCTCAACTTCTGCAACCCACTGGGCATGAAGGGTGAGATCGCAGAGGCCTACGCAGACCTGGTGAAGCAGGCCTGGTCCGGCCACCACCGGTCCATTGTGCCCCATGTGTTCAAG ACCAAGGTTGGCCACTTTGCATCCCAGTTTCTGGGCTACCAGCAGCATGACTCACAGGAGCTGCTGTCGTTCCTCCTGGATGGGCTACATGAGGACCTCAATCGTGTCAAGAAGAAGGAATATGTGGAGTTGTGTGATGCTGCTGGACGGCCAGATCAG GAGGTCGCTCAGGAGGCCTGGCAGAACCACAAACGGCGGAATGATTCTGTGATTGTGGACACTTTCCATGGTCTCTTCAAGTCCACGCTGGTGTGCCCTGATTGCGGCAACGTATCTGTGACCTTCGACCCTTTCTGCTACCTCAGTGTCCCACTGCCTGTCAGCCACAAGAGGGTCATGGAGGTCTTCTTTGTCTCCATGGATCCTCGCCGCAAGCCGGAGCAG CACCGGCTCGTGGTCCCCAAGAAGGGCAAGATCTCGGATCTGTGTGTGGCTCTGGCCAAACACACTGGCATGTCGCCAGAAAGG ATGATGGTGGCTGACGTCTTTAGCCACCGCTTCTATAAGATCTACCAGCTGGAGGAGTCTCTGAGCAGCATCTTGGACCGCGATGATATTTTCAT aTATGAGGTGTCGGGCAGGTCTGCTATTGGTGAAAACTCCAGGGAAGACGTTGTACTTCCTATCTACCTGCGGGAGCGCACCCCAGCCCGGGACTACAACAACTCCTACTATGGCCTGATGCTCTTTGGGCACCCTCTCCTGGTGTCGGTGCCCCGTGACCGGCTCTCCTGGGATGCCCTCTATCACATCCTGCTGTACCGCCTCTC GCGCTATGTGACCAGACCCAGCTCAGATGACGAAGATGATGGGGATGAGAAAG CAGACATAGAGGATAAGGACAACATCCCCAAACCAGGACACGTGGCTGGGGCCAGCTCCCAGGATTCTGGGCCGGAGCAGGCGGGGCCCAGCTCTGGAGTCGCAGGCGGAAGCCGTGCCCCCGTGGACAACTCCCCTGGACCATCTCACTGGCCCCAGAGGGCACGGCGCAAGCACCTGTTCACCCTGCAGACAGTGAACTCTAATGGGACCAGCGACCGCTCAACCTTCAACGAGGATACCCATG CCCAGCCGTACATTGCCATCGATTGGGAGCCAGAGATGAAGAAGCGTTACTATGACGAGGTGGAGGCTGAG GGCTACGTGAAACATGACTGTGTTGGGTACGTGCTGAAGAAGGCTCCTGTGCGGCTGCAGGAGTGCATTGAGCTCTTCACCACTGTCGAGACTCTGGAGAAGGAAAATCCCTG GTACTGCCCCACCTGCAAGCAGCACCAGCTGGCCACCAAGAAGCTGGACCTGTGGATGCTGCCCGAGACACTCATCATCCACCTGAAGCGCTTCTCCTATACCAAGTTCTCCCGCGAGAAGCTGGACACCCTTGTGGAGTTTCCTATCCG GGACCTGGACTTCTCCGAGTTTGTCATCAAGCCGCAGAATGAGTCAGCTCCAGAGCTGTACAAATATGATCTCATCGCAGTTTCCAATCATTACGGGGGCCTGCGTGACGGACACT ACACAACATTTGCCTGCAACAAGGACAGCGGCCAGTGGCATTACTTTGATGACAACAGTGTCTCACCTGTAACTGAGAATCAGATCGAG TCCAAGGCAGCCTATGTCCTCTTCTACCAACGCCAGGATGTGGCGCGTCGCCTGCAACCCCAGCCCAGTTCATCTGACCCCCCGGCATCCCCTGCCTGCGGTTCCCCACCCAACTCTGAGTTCATGGATGTAAACTGA
- the USP11 gene encoding ubiquitin carboxyl-terminal hydrolase 11 isoform X6, producing MDTPHTAQFSHTDSVDLVLRTAREHFLVSPQEETRLWIKNAEGSFERLCNTRVTVLDAALKTGQVVIMETRNKDGTWPSAQPQAVNTALEEEEEFQGQPGICGLTNLGNTCFMNSALQCLSNVPQLTEYFLKNRYLEELNFCNPLGMKGEIAEAYADLVKQAWSGHHRSIVPHVFKTKVGHFASQFLGYQQHDSQELLSFLLDGLHEDLNRVKKKEYVELCDAAGRPDQEVAQEAWQNHKRRNDSVIVDTFHGLFKSTLVCPDCGNVSVTFDPFCYLSVPLPVSHKRVMEVFFVSMDPRRKPEQHRLVVPKKGKISDLCVALAKHTGMSPERMMVADVFSHRFYKIYQLEESLSSILDRDDIFIYEVSGRSAIGENSREDVVLPIYLRERTPARDYNNSYYGLMLFGHPLLVSVPRDRLSWDALYHILLYRLSRYVTRPSSDDEDDGDEKADIEDKDNIPKPGHVAGASSQDSGPEQAGPSSGVAGGSRAPVDNSPGPSHWPQRARRKHLFTLQTVNSNGTSDRSTFNEDTHGVSFSSQPYIAIDWEPEMKKRYYDEVEAEGYVKHDCVGYVLKKAPVRLQECIELFTTVETLEKENPWYCPTCKQHQLATKKLDLWMLPETLIIHLKRFSYTKFSREKLDTLVEFPIRDLDFSEFVIKPQNESAPELYKYDLIAVSNHYGGLRDGHYTTFACNKDSGQWHYFDDNSVSPVTENQIESKAAYVLFYQRQDVARRLQPQPSSSDPPASPACGSPPNSEFMDVN from the exons ATGGACACACCTCACACTGCTCAATTCAGCCATACAGATTCTGTTG ACCTCGTTTTGCGCACCGCCCGAGAGCACTTCCTGGTGAGCCCTCAGGAAGAGACACGGCTGTGGATCAAGAACGCAGAGGGCTCTTTCGAGAGGTTGTGCAACACACGTGTCACAGTGCTTGACGCTGCCCTCAAGACAGGgcag GTGGTCATTATGGAGACCCGAAACAAGGATGGCACTTGGCCCAGTGCCCAGCCACAGGCTGT GAACACTGcattggaggaggaggaggaattcCAGGGCCAGCCAGGCATCTGCGGTCTCACCAACCTGGGCAACACGTGCTTCATGAACTCAGCCCTGCAG TGCCTCAGCAATGTGCCACAGCTCACCGAGTACTTCCTCAAAAACCGCTACCTAGAAGAGCTCAACTTCTGCAACCCACTGGGCATGAAGGGTGAGATCGCAGAGGCCTACGCAGACCTGGTGAAGCAGGCCTGGTCCGGCCACCACCGGTCCATTGTGCCCCATGTGTTCAAG ACCAAGGTTGGCCACTTTGCATCCCAGTTTCTGGGCTACCAGCAGCATGACTCACAGGAGCTGCTGTCGTTCCTCCTGGATGGGCTACATGAGGACCTCAATCGTGTCAAGAAGAAGGAATATGTGGAGTTGTGTGATGCTGCTGGACGGCCAGATCAG GAGGTCGCTCAGGAGGCCTGGCAGAACCACAAACGGCGGAATGATTCTGTGATTGTGGACACTTTCCATGGTCTCTTCAAGTCCACGCTGGTGTGCCCTGATTGCGGCAACGTATCTGTGACCTTCGACCCTTTCTGCTACCTCAGTGTCCCACTGCCTGTCAGCCACAAGAGGGTCATGGAGGTCTTCTTTGTCTCCATGGATCCTCGCCGCAAGCCGGAGCAG CACCGGCTCGTGGTCCCCAAGAAGGGCAAGATCTCGGATCTGTGTGTGGCTCTGGCCAAACACACTGGCATGTCGCCAGAAAGG ATGATGGTGGCTGACGTCTTTAGCCACCGCTTCTATAAGATCTACCAGCTGGAGGAGTCTCTGAGCAGCATCTTGGACCGCGATGATATTTTCAT aTATGAGGTGTCGGGCAGGTCTGCTATTGGTGAAAACTCCAGGGAAGACGTTGTACTTCCTATCTACCTGCGGGAGCGCACCCCAGCCCGGGACTACAACAACTCCTACTATGGCCTGATGCTCTTTGGGCACCCTCTCCTGGTGTCGGTGCCCCGTGACCGGCTCTCCTGGGATGCCCTCTATCACATCCTGCTGTACCGCCTCTC GCGCTATGTGACCAGACCCAGCTCAGATGACGAAGATGATGGGGATGAGAAAG CAGACATAGAGGATAAGGACAACATCCCCAAACCAGGACACGTGGCTGGGGCCAGCTCCCAGGATTCTGGGCCGGAGCAGGCGGGGCCCAGCTCTGGAGTCGCAGGCGGAAGCCGTGCCCCCGTGGACAACTCCCCTGGACCATCTCACTGGCCCCAGAGGGCACGGCGCAAGCACCTGTTCACCCTGCAGACAGTGAACTCTAATGGGACCAGCGACCGCTCAACCTTCAACGAGGATACCCATGGTGTCTCCTTCAGCT CCCAGCCGTACATTGCCATCGATTGGGAGCCAGAGATGAAGAAGCGTTACTATGACGAGGTGGAGGCTGAG GGCTACGTGAAACATGACTGTGTTGGGTACGTGCTGAAGAAGGCTCCTGTGCGGCTGCAGGAGTGCATTGAGCTCTTCACCACTGTCGAGACTCTGGAGAAGGAAAATCCCTG GTACTGCCCCACCTGCAAGCAGCACCAGCTGGCCACCAAGAAGCTGGACCTGTGGATGCTGCCCGAGACACTCATCATCCACCTGAAGCGCTTCTCCTATACCAAGTTCTCCCGCGAGAAGCTGGACACCCTTGTGGAGTTTCCTATCCG GGACCTGGACTTCTCCGAGTTTGTCATCAAGCCGCAGAATGAGTCAGCTCCAGAGCTGTACAAATATGATCTCATCGCAGTTTCCAATCATTACGGGGGCCTGCGTGACGGACACT ACACAACATTTGCCTGCAACAAGGACAGCGGCCAGTGGCATTACTTTGATGACAACAGTGTCTCACCTGTAACTGAGAATCAGATCGAG TCCAAGGCAGCCTATGTCCTCTTCTACCAACGCCAGGATGTGGCGCGTCGCCTGCAACCCCAGCCCAGTTCATCTGACCCCCCGGCATCCCCTGCCTGCGGTTCCCCACCCAACTCTGAGTTCATGGATGTAAACTGA